aatattatgaatAGCACAAAATTAAGTCTTCCTAATGCATAAAGAATTAAAGATATTCTGTCCATATTATAGCATACTCTTCTGATTAATATGCATTCATGCTGCTTGACTAGAAGACCAACCCCATTTTGAATATTTGACTAAAAACTAGTTCACTGTCAACACAAGGTAAAACTCAGAAAAATGCCTACACTTGCCACTTGATATTGCAATTACTGAGAATAAGATTAAGCATTGCAGTGAAGTGAGAAGTGCATGCATTAGTAGTGTGGGAACCTTTTCTAGCAGTTGCCTGATTTTGCATCTCCAATTGCTCTATCCTCTGAAGCAATGAGTTCCTTTCGTTCTTTACCCTCCCGAGCTCTTCCATGGCCAGGAGACGCTGTTTGTTCAAGTACATGATATCTGAACGGTAATCATCGGGCACAACATATTGCCAGCTAGATTAGATCCCCATTGGGCAAAGAGAATGTGACACATATACACGAGAAAGTAGACCGAACATACTCTGTTGAGCCTCTTCAAACAGCTGCCAAATGTCattcctcttcctctcttccTTTCCATTAGCATCGACATCAAGGCTTCCCAACCTAATTGGTAAAAGGAATGAGGAATGAATAGTTTGGTGACTAATAAAAatcagaaattaaaaaaaaagaaaaaaaagaagaaggcTATCTCTACATAGTACTATAACTTAGCACAAAGCACTTACTCCCTCGAGATAGGAGCTTTAGACAAGCCGTTGCTCTCTCCAGTGTTCCTGAAACAGTATTACAGTAGTTCTAAGCTGATCCCCACAATCGAAATATTAGAAATTATCTAAATGAAAACATTCTACATGCGAATTACACAAGAAATCGATACAAAAACCAACAGAATGTGGCATGTTAGAGCTTCAACAAGCTGTCAGTAGAGATACCACAATCCGCAGGACAGTACAGAAATGAGAAAGCATTTTACCAGCAAGGAAGCGATGAGTAACAAATTGCAGCCAAATTTATGAATTCACGATGTAATGTAATCACAATTCAgttgagaatggatatgaaaGAGACGGAAGCAACTGTATAATTCAGCGAAATATTACTAGAATTGGTACCTTGAGCAATTGAGGATTAGAGGCAGAGAGCATTTTCAGTGTCGTTTACTGATGTGTGGGGGAAAAGGAAATCTTGGGGTCGAAGTAGTGACGAGAATCTCCATAGTTGGAGAGTTGGAGTACCCTACTGAGAAGCTATATACATTTGTATATTGTGAGTTTTGGAAACACTCGGGAAGAAGATAAATCACCTTTTCGGTACGACACTAgtgattataattataattataattataattataattataattatattaatttaaatttgtatttgtagaatgtgagacctaaCTACGTAAAAATGAATTAtgacaattattgagggacgAATCGAAATAGAAATGAGTGACAATTAAttggagacggagggagtaattgctTAGTATTTGCCCATGTCGGTAAACAGAGTCATTGCGTTTAATCGAATAACATATCCAACATTCTCTATGGTGTGTGGATATTAAATGGGGAGTATATAAATAATCCAACATTCCACTGGTGTATAGCATCGAAATCATTGATATTCATCTTCTAACTCGTACACATAAtcgatgaaataattaatcttacATGGGCATTCGGTACAGTTTGATAAAAGCTATGCAGCTTAAACTTGATACATAATTTATTGATTCAATATGAGAAAACCATGGATTGATCATCTTCATaactgtttatttatttatgttggGGTAAGCCACTCAGAAAACAGGACCAGCAGCAAGAATTTCATCGGTGAGCTTGCCGTCCTTGCCAATCTTATGAGCCACAAATCCTCCAAAGTTGTTCTTGAAAAGCCCACCTAGTTTCAGCAGAGTCTCCTTGTAAGCTTTTTCATCCGTCCACTGCCATTCAACACACCAAACAAATCAGTAATCAACACAAATATATTACTCCTATAACACAGAAAaggtagtactactataattaaTCTCACAGTGTTCATGGGCTCCAATATATCTGAAGGCACACCCTCAACCGCAGTCGGAATCTCAAGCCCGAAAACCTCTGTTCGCTTGTATTCCGCCTTCAACAGGCTACCCGAGTGGATCGCATCAATGATCTTACGAGTGTATGCTAGTTTGATACGGCTCCCAGACCCATATCTGAATGATAAAAAAGAAGAAGGTACCATCAGATTGTAAATTCTTCTGTAATGACAATCAGATTTTTAAGAAGACAGAtgcttagttagttagttagttataATATTTCTTTACCTTCCACCTGACCAGCCTGTGTTAACTAGCCACCCAGTAGCACCATGCTTCTGCATCTTTTCCGCCAACATGGCCGCGTATTTTGTAGGATGCAGCATTATAAATGCTGCCCCGAAACAGGCTGAGAATGTTGCTTGTGGTtccttgattccttcttcagtGCCAGCAACCTGTATACAAATTCAAGTTGGTGAGATCTGAATGATTAAATGAGTTTCACGTGGATAGGCGAAGTTCCTACCAGAGCAGTGTAGCCACTGATGAAATGATACATTGTTTGAGCCAGGGTGAGCTTGCTCACTGGTGGAAGCACGCCAAATGCATCGCATGCCAGGAGTATGACATTCTTCGGGTGTGAGGCGACACACGGAATTTTGGCATTGGGGATATATTCGATAGGATAGGCCGCTCGAGTGTTCTCTGCAAATAAATGGAAATCAGTAACAGAATCCAGACACTTCCAAAGAATGCCAACTGAATTCATGTATTATTACCTGTGACAGATTTGTCAGAGTAATCCACTTCTCTGGTGTGCTCATCAAATACCACATTCTCCAACACTGACAGAATATGACAATGAAAAGATAAGATAATTGGTTATGCAAGTGCTGCAGAGATAAGGTTTTTTATGGGTTTGAAAATGACAAAACTGAATTGGAATAATACCAGTTCCAAACTTGATAGCATTCCAAATGTCTGGCTCCTTCTCCCTTGACAGATCGATGCACTTTGCATAGCAGCCACCTTCAATGTTGGATACACCGTTATCACTCCAGCAGTGTTCGTCATCTCCAATTAGGTAGCGGTTGTGATCAGTGGACAGGGTAGTTTTTCCAGTGCCTAAAATGTGCATGAATGTAAAGAAGCGTAAATATGCATTCGGTACAGAGAAGCAAATATCTTTGTTTCAACTCAAGCTCAGAGTAAGATGAGTGGACACATGTGGGGTTTGGCAAAGGGAAAGCAAGCCCCTCATCGGAATGCTGACCCGATGAGACTTTACCTGATAAGCCAAAGAAGAGAGCGACGTCTCCATCTTTGCCCATATTGCAACCAGAATGTAGTGACAGAATTTGACGCTTAGGCATGAGATAGTGCATTACACTGAAAAGGCCTTTCTTCATCTCCCCGGCATACTGGGTGCCGAGGATGACCATTTCTCTTCTAGCAAGGTTTAAATCTATGCTAGTGGAGGATGTCATGTAGTGTGTGTAACGATTACATGGGAACTGTCCGGCATTGTATATAGTGAAGTCCGGAGTACCAAAGTTCTCCAGCTCTTCAGCTGTGGGTCGGATACACCTGCGACCGACCCAGTTATCCACTTGTACAAATAACTAATATATCATTTTACTTTGGAACCTTTCTGCTGTAGCTAAACCTTATGCAGCTCTCTCAGACCTCTCACATAATAATATCAAGGAGTATATCATGATTCAAGACACAGATtcacattttcaaataaaactTCAAAAACTTATCTGGTTGGGCTTATGATCACATAGAACTGCAAATAAGAACATCACGATGAAAAAGAATAAGAGTCAATTCCATTCACTTACATGTTGTGCATGAACAAGGAATGATAAGCCCTGGCTGACACTATCCTAACTTTGATACGGTTCTGTGGATCCCAGTTCAGGAATTGATCATTCACAAAGACCTGAACATAAAAGAGTGAACCTTCAAGCAGCTTCTATAACATATACTTAAAACATtagattttttatattaaaacaaatTCTTGAATTCCATATCATCGAACTGAATCGAAGATTATTGGACGCCGCGCCGCttatagttgaatattttagtaatttataGTACCGAATCTAAAAGATAAGATGGTGAGCAAAAAAGGGGCAGAAAGGGAATAAGAGAAACGGCCGAGACTCCACCGCTCAAAGGATAGGATAGAAGGATGGCAATAAAGCACTAGAGAACAAAACTCTCTCCGGACTTTCTACACAAATTTTTCTACTAATAATTATAGACTATACGGTTTCTGAAGCTACAAATCAGCACTAAAtgttcattttttaaaatcatttaAGCCCTCTGGTTGATGGAAGGTGCAGATCATTAACACGATTCAACAAGCTTGTatactatttaaataaattaatcaacAAATCATTGGATACAAAAGAAGTTCAGTGAATAGTTTTCAGTATCTTTGCAGGGACCTACTaaaaagacttatctcactaaTTAAAGTTTGGTATGCAAGAAATCAGTGCACTGACACGCTACACAGTTTTTCTGCATTTCAACATATAGAAAATACTTTGTAGTAGATGATAGAAAAAGATTACCTTGTCCAATGAATTCAAATAATCGACGGCTCTTTCTCTGTTCACCATAAATGTCTGCTCATCCATTTCAATGTTTGGTGATCCCCTAATACACATGGACAATTAATCAATCGTTGGATGTACAACTTTTTGTGGAAAGTGATTAATAATTTTAGAGGGAAAGGTAGAGAAAGAACACTCACTTTCCCCACCAGAGATCATGCCCAGTGGTTTCATCCCTGACAACGCGTTTGTCTTTAGGGGAACGCCCTGTCTTGGCGCCGGAGAGAGTAGCGAGGGCGCCGCTTGACGAAATGAATGAACCTTTCTCATACTTGATTGCCTGCTCGTACAGTTCTGCATTCATCGCGAAATTATCGTTCACAACCATATTTCttcctaatttttttaaaaaaaaaaacaaaatcaaaagccGTTTGAAAAATTACCAGCAGGCGATAGGTTGTAGAGGACGTGAGTGAATTTGAGAGAGCTGTCACTGACGCTGATGGTGGGGCTcacatggtggtggtggtggctcACAACCCGCGGCGTCGCCGACTTACTCGCCGGATCTCCCCTCACCACCTTGGGCCCTGTTTCTCTCGTCAGAGATGCCAATGACGCACtgatttaaacacattaacaaaATCACAATTAGAAGCAACAAAAGTGAAATTAAAATTCAGATCAAGCTGCGGATTCAAATTTTAGAGGGAATATTGCATAAATTGGGCGTGAGATCGATCACCTGATGGACTGGAGCTGCTGCTTGGTGCGCTCTTCCTCGGCGAAAAGGCCTTGAATCCCGTTGAGCGGCGTAGTCGGAGCCGATTTCTTCATCTGGAGAGAATGAAGCTCGTCGATCGTCTGCGC
This DNA window, taken from Salvia splendens isolate huo1 chromosome 18, SspV2, whole genome shotgun sequence, encodes the following:
- the LOC121777940 gene encoding phosphoenolpyruvate carboxykinase (ATP) 1-like, with amino-acid sequence MAANGMNNGATGRNGLAKIHTEKRADEVCHDDSTTPMKAQTIDELHSLQMKKSAPTTPLNGIQGLFAEEERTKQQLQSISASLASLTRETGPKVVRGDPASKSATPRVVSHHHHHVSPTISVSDSSLKFTHVLYNLSPAELYEQAIKYEKGSFISSSGALATLSGAKTGRSPKDKRVVRDETTGHDLWWGKGSPNIEMDEQTFMVNRERAVDYLNSLDKVFVNDQFLNWDPQNRIKVRIVSARAYHSLFMHNMCIRPTAEELENFGTPDFTIYNAGQFPCNRYTHYMTSSTSIDLNLARREMVILGTQYAGEMKKGLFSVMHYLMPKRQILSLHSGCNMGKDGDVALFFGLSGTGKTTLSTDHNRYLIGDDEHCWSDNGVSNIEGGCYAKCIDLSREKEPDIWNAIKFGTVLENVVFDEHTREVDYSDKSVTENTRAAYPIEYIPNAKIPCVASHPKNVILLACDAFGVLPPVSKLTLAQTMYHFISGYTALVAGTEEGIKEPQATFSACFGAAFIMLHPTKYAAMLAEKMQKHGATGWLVNTGWSGGRYGSGSRIKLAYTRKIIDAIHSGSLLKAEYKRTEVFGLEIPTAVEGVPSDILEPMNTWTDEKAYKETLLKLGGLFKNNFGGFVAHKIGKDGKLTDEILAAGPVF